In Colwellia sp. PAMC 20917, a single genomic region encodes these proteins:
- a CDS encoding SapC family protein, translating to MANLSPLNKSQHQALKVKVDPSYAHSANSHVTPISVFELPQVQAEYPIVFIKDAETGRFHLVALLGLKPQENLFHKKEGWNALYVPQHLTNFPFVLSSSVEQPNNFVVGIDLDSQTVSESDGEALFTDTGEQTKYLVKVTENLARANSQLNATQLFINTMVDKSLLSSQSLTIKPINAKEFTVTGLYSIDEEAFKDLNDADYQELKDKGFLAAIYSCLFSTQRIAKLISLSEN from the coding sequence ATGGCTAACTTATCGCCACTCAATAAAAGTCAGCATCAAGCACTGAAAGTAAAAGTAGACCCTAGTTATGCACATAGTGCTAATAGCCATGTTACCCCTATTTCCGTTTTTGAATTGCCGCAAGTTCAGGCGGAATATCCTATTGTTTTTATTAAGGATGCAGAAACAGGACGTTTTCATTTAGTTGCATTACTTGGCTTAAAGCCGCAGGAAAATTTGTTTCATAAAAAAGAGGGCTGGAATGCTTTATATGTTCCTCAGCACCTAACTAACTTTCCTTTCGTATTATCGTCGTCTGTTGAACAACCTAATAATTTTGTTGTGGGTATTGATTTAGACAGTCAAACGGTATCAGAGAGCGATGGCGAAGCATTGTTTACTGATACGGGTGAGCAAACAAAGTATTTAGTAAAAGTCACAGAAAATCTTGCTCGGGCTAATTCACAGCTTAATGCAACGCAACTTTTTATCAATACAATGGTAGATAAAAGTTTACTCTCTTCTCAATCATTAACGATTAAACCTATTAACGCTAAAGAGTTCACGGTAACGGGGTTATATTCCATCGATGAAGAAGCCTTTAAAGATTTAAATGATGCAGACTACCAAGAATTAAAAGACAAAGGGTTTCTTGCTGCGATATATAGTTGTTTGTTTTCTACCCAGCGGATCGCGAAGTTAATTAGCCTTAGCGAAAACTAA
- a CDS encoding family 20 glycosylhydrolase yields the protein MNRQLIVLFLVTSINLFGCEKSPTHSATTNDKTQQDILLKRLVKATQIDIDKVAETLNVKYKVLTNIPSDKCDINIADGNCFEVELSFTATQSITSKDWHIHFSQIAPIQSFESDEFSVVHINGDLHKISLNDKFKGFTAGETKTLLFRAMFWSLSETDALPNYIVSANNLQPRVIASTKPYINSETGLEVLPYVVPFTDVEKQFKRTAQDSTQWLDAASLYQRNTQLGEQKLDVSKVIIPTPKSVIYNKNNAQLSLTSGINLDYGNVEKDDVIVAITRLDTLGIANNTQGKPVTLRLLEDNSKMIGSYQLDITTTDIKITGVDGAGVFNGLQSLSSLITLGSTQVPVLTVNDEPHYEFRGLLIDVARNFHDKTFILTLLDQMAAYKLNKLHLHLGDDEGWRLEIPSLPELTEVSSRRCFDLHNKNCLLPQLGAGIDPKSEINGYYSVADYQEILQAATARHIQVIPSLDMPGHSRAAIKAMAARTKKYAIAEQDDKAKQFILHDANDPTVYSSVQFYNDNTINVCLESSYDFVTEVMTQVKKIHADGGQPLTRYHIGADETAGAWIESQACKDFIANNDKGVKKMSELGAYFIERVAGILSALDIETAGWSDGMEHTRKENMPAIVQSNAWDTLAWGGHNKTHQLVNRDWQVVLSSPDVLYFDFPYEADPKEHGYYWASRHTNTEKVFQFIPDNLPIHAEFWLDRQDNPYQADDSQTPMKLGNRFLGIQGQLWSENTRTDHTAQYKLFPRLFALAERAWHLADWAVPYNYQGAKYSQATKFFSAQKKALRDQQWQLFANTIGQKALIKLENDNIFYRLPTVGAIVKEGKIYANIAFPGIAIEYQVSAGNWTRYQGPVAIEGTVNVRSISFDGQRKGRAVTINNH from the coding sequence ATGAACAGACAACTCATTGTCTTATTTTTGGTAACAAGCATAAATTTATTCGGCTGTGAAAAATCACCAACTCATTCCGCTACGACCAATGACAAGACTCAGCAAGATATATTACTTAAACGCTTAGTTAAAGCGACTCAAATTGATATCGACAAGGTCGCTGAAACGCTCAATGTTAAGTATAAAGTATTGACCAATATACCCAGTGATAAGTGTGATATAAATATCGCCGACGGTAATTGCTTTGAAGTTGAGCTAAGTTTCACCGCGACTCAATCTATAACTAGTAAAGATTGGCATATTCACTTTAGCCAAATTGCGCCTATTCAATCTTTTGAAAGTGATGAATTTTCTGTTGTTCATATTAATGGCGATTTACATAAAATATCGTTGAATGATAAGTTTAAAGGCTTTACTGCAGGTGAAACCAAAACCTTATTGTTTAGAGCTATGTTTTGGTCGTTGTCTGAAACAGATGCTTTACCTAACTATATTGTCAGTGCAAATAATTTACAACCGCGTGTAATAGCCAGCACCAAGCCATATATAAACAGTGAAACAGGATTAGAAGTACTGCCTTATGTTGTGCCGTTCACTGATGTTGAAAAGCAGTTTAAACGCACCGCCCAAGATTCTACTCAGTGGCTTGATGCGGCAAGTTTATATCAAAGAAATACTCAATTAGGTGAGCAAAAGCTCGATGTGAGCAAGGTGATTATACCTACGCCGAAGTCGGTTATTTATAATAAGAATAATGCTCAGCTTAGTCTTACTTCTGGTATTAATCTTGATTATGGCAATGTCGAAAAAGATGATGTTATCGTAGCCATTACTCGCTTAGACACCTTAGGTATTGCTAATAATACTCAAGGCAAGCCTGTCACGTTAAGACTGCTTGAAGACAACAGCAAAATGATTGGCAGTTACCAATTAGACATCACCACAACAGATATTAAGATCACAGGTGTTGACGGCGCTGGTGTTTTTAATGGCTTGCAATCACTATCAAGCTTAATCACCTTAGGTTCAACGCAAGTACCTGTGTTAACGGTTAATGATGAACCTCATTATGAGTTTCGCGGTTTGTTAATTGATGTTGCGCGTAACTTTCACGATAAGACGTTTATTTTAACCCTGCTTGATCAAATGGCAGCTTATAAACTTAATAAGCTACATTTACACTTAGGTGATGATGAAGGCTGGCGATTAGAAATCCCCTCGCTCCCCGAGTTAACCGAAGTGAGTAGCAGGCGCTGTTTTGATTTACACAATAAAAATTGTTTATTACCACAACTGGGCGCGGGTATTGACCCTAAAAGTGAAATCAATGGCTATTATTCTGTGGCTGACTATCAAGAGATATTACAAGCAGCAACGGCTCGCCATATTCAAGTGATCCCCTCTTTAGATATGCCTGGGCATTCACGTGCTGCAATTAAAGCGATGGCAGCGCGTACCAAGAAATACGCTATAGCTGAGCAAGATGACAAAGCAAAACAGTTTATCCTCCATGATGCTAATGACCCAACGGTCTATTCATCCGTGCAATTTTACAATGATAATACCATCAACGTTTGCTTAGAGTCTTCTTACGACTTTGTGACTGAAGTGATGACTCAAGTTAAGAAAATTCATGCTGATGGTGGTCAACCGTTAACGCGTTATCACATTGGCGCAGATGAAACTGCGGGCGCTTGGATAGAATCTCAAGCCTGTAAAGACTTTATTGCCAATAACGATAAAGGTGTTAAAAAAATGAGTGAACTTGGTGCTTATTTTATTGAGCGTGTTGCTGGTATTTTATCAGCATTAGACATAGAAACCGCAGGTTGGAGCGATGGTATGGAGCATACCCGCAAAGAGAATATGCCGGCTATTGTTCAGTCGAACGCTTGGGATACGTTAGCGTGGGGAGGTCATAACAAAACCCATCAATTAGTCAATAGAGATTGGCAAGTTGTGCTGTCATCACCCGATGTACTTTATTTTGATTTCCCTTATGAAGCTGATCCCAAAGAACATGGTTATTATTGGGCCTCTCGCCACACTAACACCGAAAAAGTCTTTCAATTCATACCCGACAATTTACCTATTCATGCGGAGTTTTGGTTAGACCGTCAAGACAATCCTTATCAAGCCGATGATAGCCAAACCCCGATGAAGTTAGGTAATCGTTTCCTCGGTATCCAAGGGCAGTTATGGAGTGAAAATACTCGTACTGACCATACGGCGCAATATAAATTATTTCCACGACTGTTTGCTTTAGCCGAGCGTGCATGGCACTTAGCTGATTGGGCAGTTCCTTATAATTATCAAGGTGCTAAATACAGTCAGGCAACTAAATTTTTTAGTGCACAGAAAAAAGCCCTGCGCGATCAACAGTGGCAATTGTTTGCGAATACTATCGGTCAAAAAGCCTTAATTAAATTAGAAAATGATAACATTTTTTATCGATTACCTACCGTAGGTGCCATCGTAAAAGAAGGGAAAATTTATGCCAATATTGCTTTTCCTGGTATCGCTATTGAGTATCAAGTATCGGCGGGCAATTGGACTCGTTACCAAGGGCCAGTAGCTATCGAGGGCACAGTAAACGTTCGCAGCATTAGCTTTGATGGACAACGTAAAGGTCGGGCAGTAACGATTAATAACCACTAA
- the nagK gene encoding N-acetylglucosamine kinase, with the protein MLSSSGNNEIFLGIDGGGSKCKAILMSNDNKILGTGIAGPANPLHGYKQAINSIAESAKLALKNAGIDESELGNIIAGVGLAGVNLPVLFEQMSNWQHPFKKMYLATDLLIACLGAHDGKDGAVMITGTGSCGFSYVDGHPYIVGAHGFPHGDKGSGAWFGLQAAKQSLLSLDGLIPHSSINDKVLALLNVKDDVELVEVIAGKPAAFYARMANLVFDSAEEGDKIALDIVAQGAEYISHVARQLLKQNPPAIALIGGLTPRIKPWLDKDIKRQLIEPKHPPEVGSVIYAKQQLALQ; encoded by the coding sequence ATGCTGAGCAGCAGCGGCAACAACGAAATATTCTTAGGCATAGATGGCGGTGGCAGCAAATGCAAAGCTATCCTAATGTCGAATGATAATAAAATATTAGGTACTGGCATTGCGGGGCCTGCTAACCCGTTGCACGGTTATAAACAAGCTATAAATTCAATTGCTGAGTCGGCTAAATTAGCACTTAAAAATGCCGGAATTGATGAAAGTGAGCTCGGTAATATAATTGCCGGTGTTGGTCTTGCAGGGGTGAATTTACCGGTTTTATTTGAACAAATGTCAAACTGGCAGCATCCGTTTAAAAAGATGTATCTTGCCACTGATTTACTTATTGCTTGTCTTGGAGCTCACGATGGTAAAGACGGTGCAGTGATGATAACGGGGACTGGTTCATGTGGCTTTTCATATGTTGATGGTCATCCTTATATTGTTGGCGCTCATGGTTTTCCTCATGGGGATAAAGGTAGCGGTGCATGGTTTGGGTTACAGGCAGCAAAACAATCTTTGTTATCACTCGATGGATTAATTCCTCATTCATCCATTAATGACAAAGTATTAGCGTTATTAAATGTCAAAGATGATGTTGAATTAGTCGAAGTGATTGCTGGTAAGCCAGCTGCTTTTTATGCCCGTATGGCTAATTTGGTTTTTGACTCTGCTGAAGAAGGTGACAAAATTGCGTTAGATATTGTTGCACAAGGCGCTGAATATATTAGCCATGTGGCCAGGCAGTTATTAAAGCAAAATCCACCTGCCATTGCATTAATTGGTGGCTTAACACCAAGAATAAAGCCTTGGTTAGATAAAGATATTAAACGACAACTGATCGAGCCAAAGCATCCACCAGAAGTGGGTTCAGTAATTTACGCTAAACAACAACTTGCTTTACAGTAA
- the nagA gene encoding N-acetylglucosamine-6-phosphate deacetylase, protein MTIFRLYVKKLFDGQNFIDHQVLTITDGKITAFDNNISDVDDVLDGLVVPGFIDLQVNGGGGALFNDSPSLKNIKTIMAAHAKFGTTAMLPTLITDKISVMQQAAEAMAEAMAEKTPGIIGIHFEGPHLSVAKKGAHIEEHIRAISPQEWQVLERKDIGQILVTLAPETVNVDDIARMVSLGIKVCLGHTNADFNTAQKALEAGADGFTHLYNAMSAIQGREPGVTGCALLNDQASCGLIVDGHHVNFESCKLALKTKPAGRVFLVTDAMPPVGTSDVEFTLVGKKVRLNNGKLTSTTGELAGSVLNMAQAVANTHLGLRLPLDEALRMASKYPANYIKQSDIRGSLTIGSQADFVELNDNFTVKSTWISGQAIYRN, encoded by the coding sequence ATGACTATATTTCGTCTTTACGTTAAAAAATTATTTGATGGGCAAAATTTTATTGACCATCAAGTGTTAACGATCACCGATGGAAAAATCACAGCATTTGATAATAATATCTCTGACGTTGATGATGTGCTTGATGGTTTAGTGGTCCCAGGCTTTATTGATCTACAGGTCAACGGAGGTGGAGGTGCACTATTTAACGACTCACCATCATTAAAAAACATTAAAACTATCATGGCCGCTCATGCCAAGTTTGGTACTACAGCGATGTTACCTACCCTTATAACCGATAAAATATCAGTGATGCAACAGGCCGCAGAAGCAATGGCAGAAGCAATGGCAGAAAAAACACCAGGTATTATTGGTATTCACTTTGAAGGCCCACATTTATCTGTTGCTAAAAAAGGTGCACATATCGAAGAGCACATTCGCGCCATTTCACCACAAGAATGGCAAGTGCTTGAACGTAAAGATATCGGGCAAATACTGGTGACACTTGCCCCTGAAACGGTAAATGTTGATGACATTGCTCGCATGGTTTCGTTGGGTATTAAGGTGTGCTTAGGCCACACCAATGCTGATTTTAACACCGCACAAAAAGCGTTAGAAGCGGGTGCTGACGGATTTACTCATTTGTATAATGCTATGTCGGCAATACAGGGCAGAGAGCCGGGTGTAACGGGTTGTGCTTTGCTCAACGATCAAGCAAGTTGTGGCTTAATTGTTGATGGTCATCATGTTAATTTCGAGAGCTGTAAATTAGCGCTGAAAACTAAACCAGCAGGAAGGGTTTTCTTAGTCACCGATGCAATGCCACCGGTAGGTACAAGCGATGTTGAGTTTACTTTAGTTGGTAAAAAAGTGCGGCTTAACAATGGCAAGTTAACGTCAACAACAGGGGAGTTGGCAGGGTCGGTGTTGAATATGGCGCAAGCAGTAGCTAATACTCATTTAGGCCTGAGGTTACCTTTAGATGAAGCGCTTAGAATGGCCTCAAAATACCCGGCCAATTATATTAAGCAAAGTGATATTCGTGGCAGTTTAACAATAGGTAGTCAAGCTGACTTTGTTGAGCTTAACGATAATTTTACCGTGAAATCGACATGGATCTCTGGGCAAGCTATTTATAGAAACTAA
- the nagP gene encoding N-acetylglucosamine MFS transporter NagP, whose translation MTSDKPKSNALPMAIVAVLFFILGFATWLNGSLMPYLKQILQLTPFQASLILFSFYIAVTFTALPSATIIRKVGYKNGMALGMATMMVAGLLFIPAAQTQIFALFLFAQLVMGSGITLLQTAVNPYVVRLGPEESAAARISVMGILNKGAGVIAPLVFTALILSGFEGHSTEVLTQASIDEMANSLVLPYLGMAIFIGLLGFAVKKSSLPELPSEDEEEGANSKGHIKEALSHPNLALGVLTIFFYVAVEVIAGDTIGTFALSLGVENYSIMTSYTMICMVVGYILGIFLIPRFISQQKALTVSALLGLVLSLGVVFGDNNSYAIANIILVPFGGAELPDTLMLIALLGLANAIVWPAVFPLALSGMGKLTSVGSALLVMGISGGAFGPLFWGLASGSSLGQQGGYIVMLPCYLFILFYALKGHKMKSWK comes from the coding sequence ATAACAAGTGATAAACCAAAAAGTAATGCACTGCCGATGGCAATTGTCGCGGTACTCTTTTTTATATTAGGCTTTGCGACATGGCTTAATGGGTCATTAATGCCCTACCTTAAACAAATACTCCAGCTGACACCATTTCAAGCATCATTAATATTATTCTCCTTTTACATTGCTGTTACTTTTACTGCGCTGCCGTCGGCGACGATTATTCGTAAAGTAGGCTATAAAAATGGTATGGCTTTGGGAATGGCCACCATGATGGTAGCTGGCTTATTATTTATTCCTGCTGCTCAAACCCAAATTTTTGCTTTGTTTTTGTTTGCTCAGTTAGTGATGGGCTCGGGTATTACTTTATTACAAACAGCTGTTAATCCTTATGTTGTCCGTTTAGGACCTGAAGAATCTGCTGCAGCACGTATTAGTGTTATGGGAATTTTAAACAAAGGTGCCGGTGTTATTGCGCCTTTAGTTTTTACCGCCTTAATTTTGAGTGGCTTTGAAGGTCATTCAACCGAAGTACTAACCCAAGCCAGTATTGATGAGATGGCTAACTCGTTGGTACTTCCTTATTTAGGTATGGCGATTTTCATTGGTTTACTCGGTTTTGCTGTTAAAAAATCATCACTTCCAGAATTACCCAGTGAAGATGAGGAAGAAGGAGCAAATAGCAAAGGACATATTAAAGAAGCATTATCTCACCCCAATCTAGCATTAGGTGTATTAACTATCTTTTTCTACGTTGCGGTTGAAGTAATAGCCGGCGACACAATAGGTACATTTGCCTTGTCTCTAGGCGTTGAAAATTACAGCATAATGACCTCATACACTATGATATGTATGGTGGTAGGTTATATATTAGGGATCTTTTTAATTCCTCGTTTTATTTCTCAACAAAAAGCCTTAACTGTTTCAGCCCTGCTGGGGTTGGTGTTAAGTTTAGGTGTGGTCTTTGGTGACAATAATTCATACGCTATCGCTAATATAATTCTTGTTCCTTTTGGAGGGGCAGAACTACCTGATACCTTGATGCTTATTGCATTGCTTGGTTTAGCTAATGCGATTGTTTGGCCTGCTGTTTTCCCATTAGCACTCTCTGGAATGGGGAAATTAACCAGCGTGGGCTCGGCATTATTAGTTATGGGTATTTCAGGAGGGGCATTTGGTCCACTATTTTGGGGCTTGGCAAGCGGTTCATCACTTGGTCAACAAGGGGGCTATATTGTGATGTTACCTTGTTATTTATTTATTCTATTTTATGCGCTTAAGGGCCATAAAATGAAAAGTTGGAAATAA
- a CDS encoding TIGR02922 family protein, translating into MQIYQEKIVTLIYYSDDSLELLHKIESFLQSAEGRVVIPESFKKGKSIIAVCEGEINILNKIGDRIISAYDVA; encoded by the coding sequence ATGCAAATCTACCAAGAAAAAATAGTAACCTTGATTTATTACAGTGATGACTCCCTAGAACTTCTACATAAGATTGAATCATTTTTACAATCAGCAGAAGGGCGTGTGGTTATTCCTGAAAGCTTTAAGAAAGGTAAGTCGATTATTGCTGTTTGTGAAGGTGAGATTAACATTCTTAATAAAATCGGTGATCGTATTATTTCGGCTTATGATGTTGCTTAA
- the ccmE gene encoding cytochrome c maturation protein CcmE yields MNPRRKKRLTIVISILVGLSVVAGFVLYALSQNIDLFYKPSEIYQGKDDTGIKPIDGQRLRIGGLVVPGSVKRDPSSLDVTFELVDMRMPIVFNDSDPVIKVHYDGILPDLFREGQGIVANGMLVNGNFIEASEVLAKHDENYIPKELADDMGEKHQKPSYSKEQLEKKTY; encoded by the coding sequence ATGAATCCACGTCGTAAGAAACGTTTAACCATCGTTATATCTATTTTAGTCGGCCTAAGTGTCGTTGCTGGATTTGTGCTTTATGCATTAAGCCAAAATATAGATCTTTTCTATAAACCCTCTGAAATATATCAGGGTAAAGATGATACCGGCATAAAACCTATTGACGGACAACGTCTTCGCATTGGTGGTTTAGTGGTACCTGGTAGTGTTAAGCGTGACCCATCAAGTTTAGACGTGACTTTTGAACTTGTAGATATGAGAATGCCAATAGTTTTTAATGATTCTGACCCTGTCATCAAGGTGCATTATGACGGCATACTGCCTGATTTATTTCGTGAAGGCCAAGGTATAGTCGCAAATGGTATGTTAGTTAATGGCAATTTTATTGAGGCCTCTGAAGTATTAGCTAAACATGACGAGAACTACATACCGAAAGAATTAGCTGATGACATGGGTGAAAAGCATCAAAAACCCAGTTACAGTAAAGAACAGTTAGAAAAGAAAACCTACTAG
- the ccmD gene encoding heme exporter protein CcmD, translating to MQFDSISAFFDMGGYAFFVWLSYGVSAFLLAALIYSSLSNHKKVKQKIALRLQREKKLRKAAQQNSAQAEQTDSNIAVLKNLPKNSNKVVS from the coding sequence ATGCAGTTTGATAGTATTTCAGCCTTTTTTGATATGGGCGGTTATGCTTTTTTTGTTTGGTTATCTTATGGCGTTAGTGCTTTTTTATTAGCCGCGTTAATTTATAGCAGTCTTAGCAACCATAAAAAGGTTAAACAAAAAATAGCACTTCGTTTACAGCGCGAAAAGAAGTTACGCAAAGCGGCTCAACAAAATTCAGCGCAAGCAGAGCAAACTGATAGCAATATCGCTGTTTTAAAAAATTTACCCAAAAACTCTAATAAGGTTGTTTCATGA
- a CDS encoding heme ABC transporter permease — MWKWLHPYANPEVSYRFVGKLLPWIAKITITLLTIGIIWALVFAPADYQQGDSFRIFYIHVPTAILSMSIYLAMASAAFCSLVWQFRLADASAAAMAPVGAVITAIALFTGAAWGKPMWGTWWIWDARLTSELVLLFLYLGVIALHNAFEDKNLAGKAAGILSLVGVVNIPIIKYSVEWWNTLHQGATVSKMSAPSMSMDMFWPFVICFLGIAMLVTFVISIRFRTEILARNSMRPWVRELITAEGIK, encoded by the coding sequence ATGTGGAAATGGCTACATCCTTATGCAAATCCTGAAGTGTCGTATCGCTTTGTCGGTAAACTATTACCTTGGATTGCAAAGATTACGATCACTTTACTCACTATTGGCATTATCTGGGCGTTAGTTTTTGCGCCAGCTGATTATCAACAAGGTGACAGTTTTAGAATTTTTTATATCCATGTGCCAACAGCTATATTATCAATGAGTATATATTTAGCTATGGCATCAGCGGCTTTTTGTAGTTTAGTCTGGCAGTTCAGGCTGGCTGATGCATCGGCGGCAGCCATGGCACCCGTGGGAGCTGTTATTACCGCTATAGCATTATTTACCGGCGCCGCTTGGGGTAAACCTATGTGGGGAACTTGGTGGATATGGGATGCGCGCTTAACGTCTGAATTAGTGCTACTTTTTCTCTATTTAGGTGTTATTGCTTTACACAATGCCTTTGAGGATAAAAACCTTGCAGGTAAAGCCGCAGGCATTCTATCACTCGTTGGCGTTGTCAATATTCCTATTATTAAGTATTCTGTCGAATGGTGGAATACCCTTCATCAAGGAGCAACCGTAAGTAAAATGAGTGCTCCCTCAATGAGTATGGATATGTTCTGGCCATTTGTTATCTGCTTTTTAGGTATCGCCATGTTGGTAACATTTGTTATTTCTATCCGTTTTCGTACCGAAATATTAGCACGTAATAGTATGCGTCCTTGGGTACGTGAATTGATCACCGCAGAGGGCATTAAATAA
- the ccmB gene encoding heme exporter protein CcmB, translated as MTTVHNLSYTSAFSLIIKRDLTIAFRHRDDIINPLLFFIIVVTLFPLGIGPESTTLARIAPGIIWVAALLATLLSLDRLFKSDHEDGSLEQMMLSPHPIFILVLAKIIAHWLVTGLPLIFIAPLLAVLLHLNENSYGALMLTLLLGTPVLSLLGAIGVALTVGIKKGGVLLSLLVLPLYIPILIFATSAIDTAAMNLPYSGQLAIIAALFFGSLTLAPFAVSAALKVSTN; from the coding sequence ATGACAACCGTTCATAATTTATCATATACGTCCGCTTTTAGCTTAATCATCAAAAGAGATCTTACAATTGCTTTTCGTCATCGCGACGATATTATTAATCCACTGTTATTTTTTATCATTGTCGTGACTTTATTCCCGCTTGGTATTGGTCCTGAGTCGACAACTTTAGCGCGTATTGCACCTGGTATTATTTGGGTTGCGGCTTTACTTGCGACATTATTATCACTCGACCGCTTATTTAAATCTGATCACGAAGATGGTTCTTTAGAACAAATGATGCTGAGTCCTCATCCCATATTTATATTAGTACTGGCTAAAATTATTGCGCATTGGTTGGTTACTGGCTTACCCCTTATTTTTATTGCACCGTTACTTGCCGTATTATTACATTTAAATGAAAATAGCTATGGGGCATTAATGCTAACGTTATTACTCGGCACCCCCGTGCTCAGTTTATTAGGTGCTATTGGTGTTGCATTAACTGTCGGTATTAAAAAAGGTGGGGTCTTACTCAGTTTATTAGTCTTACCACTTTATATTCCAATATTGATTTTTGCGACTAGTGCCATAGATACTGCGGCAATGAACTTACCTTACAGCGGACAACTTGCTATAATTGCCGCATTGTTTTTTGGCTCGTTAACCTTAGCCCCCTTTGCTGTTAGTGCAGCATTAAAAGTGAGTACTAACTAA
- the ccmA gene encoding cytochrome c biogenesis heme-transporting ATPase CcmA has translation MANSQNIQPPNERTNKQVLLCANELTCIREDRILFEALNFSVSSGDIIQVEGPNGSGKTSLLRILAGLSQPYDGSVLFQQENIVDHGDAFHQNLLYLGHLPGVKGEMTAQENLVFNLALHGNDISTAEETLEKVNLLGFEDALASHLSAGQHRRIALARLWQSTAPIWILDEPFTAIDKRGVNTLEQLFLAHAQRGGCVILTTHQDLSYPEDKVKKITLDYRFY, from the coding sequence TTGGCAAACTCTCAAAATATTCAACCACCGAACGAACGAACGAATAAGCAAGTATTGCTCTGTGCTAACGAATTAACGTGTATTCGTGAAGATAGAATATTATTTGAAGCACTTAATTTTTCAGTATCTAGCGGTGATATTATACAGGTGGAAGGCCCAAATGGATCAGGTAAAACTAGCTTATTACGTATTTTAGCGGGTTTATCTCAACCCTATGACGGTAGCGTGTTATTCCAACAAGAAAATATTGTTGACCATGGCGATGCCTTTCATCAAAACTTACTCTATTTAGGACATTTACCGGGTGTAAAAGGTGAAATGACCGCTCAAGAGAACCTAGTATTTAATCTTGCCTTGCATGGCAATGACATTTCAACAGCAGAAGAAACGTTAGAAAAAGTAAACTTGTTAGGTTTTGAAGATGCCCTTGCTTCACATTTAAGTGCCGGGCAGCATCGCCGTATTGCACTTGCACGTTTATGGCAAAGTACCGCGCCTATTTGGATATTAGACGAACCTTTCACCGCCATCGATAAGCGTGGTGTCAATACATTAGAGCAATTGTTTCTCGCACATGCTCAGCGTGGTGGCTGTGTTATATTGACCACACACCAAGACTTATCATATCCTGAAGATAAGGTGAAAAAAATCACTTTAGATTACCGATTTTATTAG
- a CDS encoding DsbE family thiol:disulfide interchange protein — translation MGKLIRLIPLILFIALGAILFRGLSLNPTELPSALIGKKFPEFSLHSVLNADRTVTTADFKPGIKLVNVWGTWCPSCRYEHEYLNELSKTNRFTIYGLNYDDQRVDAAKWLTQLGNPYQFSAFDEEGKLSVNLGVYAAPETFVVDHSNIIRKRYAGPLTPQVWQNEFEPLITQIEAEFLASSTSKGSQ, via the coding sequence ATGGGTAAGTTAATTCGTTTAATTCCACTGATATTGTTTATTGCTTTAGGGGCTATTTTATTTCGCGGTTTATCGCTTAATCCGACTGAACTACCTTCGGCGTTGATTGGCAAAAAATTCCCTGAGTTCAGTTTACACTCGGTATTAAACGCTGATCGAACTGTTACGACAGCTGACTTTAAACCGGGTATAAAACTGGTGAATGTTTGGGGAACTTGGTGTCCATCTTGTCGTTATGAGCACGAATACTTGAACGAATTGTCTAAAACAAATCGTTTTACTATTTATGGTTTAAATTATGATGATCAACGTGTTGATGCGGCAAAGTGGTTAACCCAGCTAGGTAATCCTTATCAATTCTCGGCCTTTGACGAAGAGGGAAAATTAAGTGTTAATTTAGGTGTATACGCAGCACCAGAAACTTTTGTGGTGGACCACAGTAATATTATTCGCAAACGTTATGCGGGTCCATTAACTCCACAAGTTTGGCAAAACGAATTTGAGCCACTTATCACTCAAATAGAAGCAGAATTTTTAGCTTCGTCAACGAGCAAAGGAAGCCAGTAA